From a single Oceanobacillus kimchii X50 genomic region:
- a CDS encoding EamA family transporter encodes MAYAYIVGTIVFTVYGQLIIKWTMDKQGELPAGLMDKFLFLVQMIWNPWILSGFVAAFLAALSWMAAMTKFDISYAYPFMSLSFVLVFILSAIFFGEPISTQKMVGFGLIILGIIVMR; translated from the coding sequence ATGGCTTATGCATATATTGTAGGGACCATTGTTTTCACTGTATATGGTCAATTAATTATTAAATGGACGATGGATAAACAAGGGGAACTTCCTGCTGGTTTGATGGATAAATTTTTATTTCTAGTACAAATGATATGGAATCCTTGGATTTTATCCGGTTTTGTAGCAGCCTTTCTTGCAGCATTGAGTTGGATGGCTGCCATGACGAAATTTGATATCAGTTATGCATATCCTTTTATGAGTCTATCATTTGTGCTTGTTTTTATACTATCGGCAATATTTTTTGGAGAACCAATCAGTACACAAAAAATGGTTGGATTTGGATTAATTATACTAGGAATTATAGTAATGAGGTGA
- a CDS encoding GNAT family N-acetyltransferase, translating into MIKMYLEPTPWDRRNFPVETYQLTEYSEAALKETDQVEGHFTVKVEPFEDTKLLHDYGFYYTDTLIAPFCKKNRFLFERAEEVSFTESFDKEEILNIAEEAFQGGRYHRDFNIPNNMADQRYRNWVKDLIDQRLILAYKQNGKIAGFFAYKDDQILLLAMHEDYRGKGMATAFAGACVKEQFERTGHTELKTSISPSNPASLNVFLGLGFRLGPATDVYHKLNGKFGGRE; encoded by the coding sequence ATGATAAAAATGTACTTAGAACCTACACCTTGGGATCGACGTAATTTTCCAGTTGAAACATATCAACTAACAGAATATAGTGAAGCAGCATTAAAAGAAACGGATCAAGTAGAAGGCCATTTTACAGTGAAAGTAGAACCATTTGAAGATACAAAACTATTACATGATTATGGGTTCTATTATACAGATACACTAATTGCACCATTTTGTAAAAAGAATCGCTTCCTATTTGAGAGGGCGGAAGAGGTTTCTTTTACAGAGTCCTTTGATAAGGAGGAAATACTTAATATTGCAGAAGAAGCATTCCAAGGTGGCAGGTACCACCGTGATTTTAATATACCAAATAATATGGCAGATCAAAGATACCGTAATTGGGTTAAAGATTTAATTGATCAACGATTAATTTTAGCTTACAAACAAAACGGGAAAATTGCTGGCTTTTTTGCATATAAAGATGATCAAATATTGTTATTAGCAATGCATGAGGATTACCGAGGTAAGGGTATGGCTACTGCATTTGCGGGTGCGTGTGTAAAAGAACAGTTTGAGAGAACTGGCCATACTGAACTGAAGACGTCAATATCCCCTAGTAACCCCGCTTCCCTAAATGTATTTCTTGGTTTAGGATTCCGTCTCGGTCCTGCCACTGATGTGTATCACAAATTAAATGGGAAATTCGGGGGAAGGGAATAG
- the rfbB gene encoding dTDP-glucose 4,6-dehydratase: MNKSAILITGGAGFIGSNFIHYFMDMYPEVPIVNIDKLTYAGSLQNLKGIDSNANYHFVKGDIADEQVVGQVFQNFDIHGVIHFAAESHVDRSIEDARTFVDTNVVGTLNLLQAARNDWEEKGELEGRRFHHISTDEVYGSLGEEGMFTEETPYDPRNPYSASKAGANLMVKSFGYTYGMNIVLSSSSNNYGPRQHQEKLLPTIIEKAINGKEIPIYGDGKNVRDWLYVEDHCRAIDTVYHFGKSQETYNIGGRNERTNLEITNQICDILNGLRPDLLSKYELGEFQDLITFVEDRKGHDLRYAIDDRKLRNELQWEPKQTLENGLKQTIEWYIRKWESIPKMNH; the protein is encoded by the coding sequence ATGAATAAGTCAGCGATTTTAATAACAGGTGGGGCTGGATTTATTGGTTCAAATTTTATCCATTATTTTATGGATATGTATCCGGAAGTTCCCATTGTTAATATAGATAAATTAACTTATGCAGGATCTCTGCAAAATCTCAAAGGAATAGATTCAAACGCTAACTATCATTTTGTAAAAGGTGATATTGCAGATGAACAGGTTGTGGGGCAAGTATTTCAAAACTTTGATATCCATGGAGTAATTCATTTTGCAGCAGAATCGCATGTTGATCGGTCTATTGAAGATGCGCGAACTTTTGTAGATACGAATGTGGTAGGTACATTGAATTTACTACAAGCAGCACGCAATGACTGGGAAGAAAAAGGAGAACTGGAAGGTAGACGATTTCACCATATATCTACTGACGAAGTATATGGTTCACTTGGAGAAGAAGGAATGTTTACAGAAGAAACTCCTTATGATCCTAGAAATCCATATAGTGCATCGAAAGCTGGTGCGAATTTGATGGTGAAAAGTTTTGGATATACGTATGGTATGAATATTGTATTATCTTCTAGTTCGAATAACTATGGTCCTAGACAGCATCAAGAGAAATTGCTCCCTACAATTATTGAAAAAGCGATAAATGGCAAAGAAATTCCGATTTATGGTGACGGGAAAAATGTTCGTGATTGGTTATACGTGGAAGATCATTGTCGAGCAATAGATACAGTATATCATTTTGGGAAATCTCAAGAGACATATAACATCGGTGGCAGAAACGAACGAACAAATCTTGAAATTACGAATCAGATTTGTGATATCTTAAATGGTTTACGCCCTGACTTGTTATCAAAATATGAATTAGGGGAATTTCAGGATTTGATTACCTTTGTCGAAGATCGAAAAGGACATGATTTACGATATGCAATTGATGATCGTAAATTAAGAAATGAATTACAATGGGAGCCAAAACAAACATTAGAGAATGGGCTGAAACAAACAATAGAATGGTATATACGAAAATGGGAATCTATTCCAAAGATGAACCATTGA
- the rfbA gene encoding glucose-1-phosphate thymidylyltransferase RfbA, with amino-acid sequence MKGILLAGGSGSRLSPSTDSLNKHLLPVYDKPMIYYPLSVLMLGGLKEIMIISTPEDTSRFERLLGDGSHLGITITYRVQEEPKGIPEALIIAEDFIGTDDVTLMLADNIFYGQGFTTLLRKAIKKHQHAMVFGYRVKDPERFGVVEFDHNQKAISIEEKPEDPKSDFAVTGLYMYDYRAVNIAKNLEPSDRGELEITDVNKEYLRCNQLDVELLGRGFAWMDAGTQESLFDAAEFIKTTQQRQGFKIACLEEIAFYLGYISKEALYERGKTMEKNDYGQYLMEIAERKHHQQYWDSIDHHPMLGLVENE; translated from the coding sequence ATGAAGGGGATTTTACTTGCAGGTGGAAGCGGATCTCGATTGTCTCCAAGTACGGATAGCTTAAATAAGCATTTACTCCCGGTTTATGACAAGCCGATGATTTATTATCCACTATCAGTATTAATGCTAGGTGGTTTAAAAGAAATAATGATAATCAGTACACCAGAAGATACATCTCGTTTTGAGAGGTTACTGGGCGATGGTTCACATTTAGGAATTACTATAACTTATCGAGTGCAGGAAGAACCAAAAGGAATTCCGGAAGCTCTCATAATTGCAGAAGATTTTATTGGTACAGATGATGTCACACTGATGCTTGCAGATAATATATTTTACGGTCAAGGGTTTACAACTTTATTAAGAAAAGCGATTAAAAAACATCAACATGCCATGGTATTTGGTTACCGGGTTAAAGATCCGGAGAGATTCGGAGTTGTTGAATTTGATCATAACCAAAAAGCAATTTCTATTGAAGAAAAGCCAGAAGATCCCAAATCTGATTTTGCCGTAACTGGGTTATACATGTATGATTATCGAGCTGTTAACATTGCGAAGAATTTAGAGCCCTCTGACAGAGGAGAATTAGAGATTACGGATGTTAACAAAGAGTATCTGAGGTGCAATCAACTAGATGTAGAGTTGTTAGGAAGAGGATTTGCATGGATGGATGCGGGCACGCAAGAATCACTATTTGATGCAGCGGAATTTATAAAAACAACACAACAACGTCAAGGTTTTAAAATTGCATGTTTGGAAGAAATCGCATTTTACCTTGGATATATTTCTAAAGAAGCATTATATGAAAGAGGCAAAACAATGGAAAAAAATGATTATGGTCAATATCTAATGGAGATTGCTGAAAGAAAGCACCATCAGCAATATTGGGATTCAATCGATCATCATCCAATGTTAGGACTGGTAGAAAATGAATAA
- a CDS encoding glycosyltransferase family 2 protein: protein MGIYSKDEPLISVVVPVYGCKTCLVELCSRIKETIQSIPAQYEIILVNDASPDQAWEVIASLHEQDNRVKGIDLARNFGQHHAITAGLDYAQGDWVVVMDCDLQDRPEEIKVLFEKAMEGYDVVFAQRVKRQDNSMKRLSSKLFYKIYDYFAGQQSDASIANYSIISAKVARSYRKMREQNRYYPMFIKWLGFKQTKIPVQHDQRKEGKSSYNLKKLFSLATDAIVSQSNRPLRISISFGFLMSLASFVYAVYLFGRYFFLDEHVQGWTSVMVSIFFIGGLIFFQFGIIGLYLGKIFNETKNRPIYTVRNMLGEKQEDGVD from the coding sequence ATGGGAATCTATTCCAAAGATGAACCATTGATTTCAGTTGTTGTTCCTGTTTATGGTTGCAAGACCTGCCTAGTTGAATTATGTAGTCGAATAAAAGAGACGATACAGTCCATTCCCGCTCAATATGAAATAATACTCGTCAACGACGCAAGTCCAGATCAAGCGTGGGAAGTGATTGCAAGTTTACATGAACAGGATAATAGAGTTAAAGGAATTGATTTAGCTAGAAATTTTGGGCAACATCATGCGATAACAGCTGGATTAGACTATGCTCAAGGAGATTGGGTTGTGGTCATGGATTGTGATCTGCAAGATCGACCAGAGGAAATTAAGGTATTATTTGAAAAAGCAATGGAAGGGTACGATGTTGTATTCGCTCAGCGAGTTAAACGTCAAGATAATTCAATGAAACGACTTTCTTCCAAACTTTTTTACAAAATCTATGATTACTTCGCTGGTCAACAAAGTGACGCATCTATTGCCAATTACAGTATTATCTCTGCAAAGGTTGCACGTAGTTATCGGAAAATGAGAGAGCAAAATAGATATTACCCGATGTTTATAAAATGGTTGGGATTCAAGCAGACTAAAATTCCAGTGCAACATGATCAACGAAAAGAAGGGAAATCATCTTATAATCTTAAAAAACTATTTAGCTTAGCGACCGATGCAATTGTTTCCCAATCGAATAGACCACTTCGTATATCAATTAGTTTTGGGTTTTTGATGTCACTTGCATCTTTTGTGTATGCAGTTTATTTATTTGGGCGGTATTTCTTTTTAGATGAACATGTACAGGGTTGGACGAGTGTAATGGTATCTATTTTCTTTATTGGAGGATTAATATTCTTCCAATTCGGGATTATAGGTTTATATTTAGGTAAAATCTTTAATGAAACAAAAAACAGACCGATTTATACTGTTCGAAATATGTTAGGAGAAAAACAAGAAGATGGGGTTGATTAG
- a CDS encoding DUF6044 family protein — translation MSYKLFNNFIQHKWLWLGVLIIIAYLSPYFINGENTHIRIHDNMDSNVVWYKVLAESGQIFTLKDVMLPYAIDGLPRSALPSPFDAVVWLYVLFEPMTAYTISQTIMRLAAYFGMYLLLTRFVLAKDTTPWITVGVSLAFAMLPYWPSGALSIAGIPLALYVFLNIRKYKSEAPKHAWILLVIIPFFSNFILSFVFFVGLMVVLWLIDYIRQKEWNWSFFKAICLMTSMYLVKNYLLITSMFFDSNFTTHREELDLGYNSFERSYELAWENFLYGHTHDEAHQAYIIVPIILFALFLAIYKKIQPKLLITLFLSNLVLSFWYAFWYWEGWRVIKDEISIVNTFNFARIHFLDPTIWYIAFAVALAVIWKYAKLGKYLVILVLIAQSLYLFVLTEDIKYGEVGTPTFNDFYSEELFTEIQQYIGKDPSSYRVVSIGMHPTIAQYNGFYTLDTYNNSFPLEYKHEFREIIAGELDKNPSLKNYFDTWGGRLYMYVADHGENYMFTKDKNEPIQQLDINTEALKNLGGEYILSAVPIDNAEEINLVLEKRFEQEESPWEIYLYHVS, via the coding sequence ATGTCATACAAACTATTCAACAATTTTATTCAGCATAAATGGTTATGGCTTGGTGTATTAATTATTATCGCATATCTTTCACCTTATTTTATTAATGGTGAAAATACACATATACGAATACATGATAATATGGATTCAAACGTTGTATGGTATAAAGTTTTAGCCGAAAGCGGACAAATATTTACATTAAAAGATGTGATGCTCCCATACGCAATCGATGGTTTGCCCCGCAGCGCTTTACCGTCACCATTTGATGCTGTCGTTTGGCTGTATGTATTATTTGAACCGATGACTGCATATACGATCAGCCAAACAATTATGCGACTGGCAGCTTATTTTGGGATGTATCTACTATTAACACGGTTTGTATTAGCAAAAGATACTACTCCGTGGATTACCGTTGGTGTATCACTTGCATTTGCAATGTTACCTTATTGGCCATCAGGAGCTTTATCCATTGCAGGTATTCCCTTAGCTTTATATGTATTTTTAAACATTCGAAAATATAAATCCGAAGCACCGAAACATGCTTGGATATTATTAGTGATAATACCGTTCTTTTCGAATTTTATTTTAAGTTTTGTATTTTTCGTAGGATTAATGGTTGTATTATGGCTGATTGATTATATTCGACAAAAAGAATGGAATTGGAGTTTTTTTAAAGCAATATGTTTAATGACATCGATGTATCTTGTGAAGAACTACTTATTAATAACATCGATGTTTTTTGACTCAAATTTTACTACTCATCGAGAAGAGCTTGACTTAGGGTATAATTCGTTTGAGCGAAGTTATGAATTAGCGTGGGAAAATTTCTTATATGGACATACTCATGATGAAGCACATCAAGCTTATATTATTGTTCCAATCATTCTTTTTGCTTTATTTCTGGCCATATATAAGAAAATTCAGCCCAAATTATTAATAACGCTATTTTTAAGTAATTTAGTCCTTTCTTTTTGGTATGCATTTTGGTATTGGGAAGGATGGCGTGTAATAAAAGATGAGATATCGATCGTTAATACATTTAACTTTGCAAGAATCCATTTTCTCGATCCTACCATTTGGTATATCGCATTTGCGGTTGCTTTAGCGGTTATTTGGAAATATGCAAAGCTAGGTAAATATCTCGTTATTCTCGTATTAATTGCCCAAAGTCTTTATTTATTTGTGTTAACTGAAGATATAAAATATGGAGAGGTTGGAACTCCAACATTTAACGACTTTTATTCGGAAGAATTGTTTACAGAAATTCAACAATACATCGGTAAGGATCCATCTAGTTATCGCGTTGTTAGTATCGGAATGCATCCAACAATTGCACAATATAATGGATTTTACACGTTGGACACATATAACAATAGCTTTCCTTTAGAATATAAGCATGAATTCCGAGAAATTATAGCTGGTGAACTAGATAAAAATCCTTCCTTAAAGAATTACTTTGACACTTGGGGAGGGAGATTGTATATGTATGTAGCAGATCATGGTGAAAATTATATGTTTACAAAAGATAAAAATGAGCCTATTCAACAATTAGATATTAACACAGAAGCTTTAAAAAACTTAGGTGGAGAGTATATACTCTCAGCCGTACCTATTGATAATGCCGAAGAAATTAATCTAGTACTTGAAAAGCGGTTTGAACAAGAAGAATCTCCATGGGAAATATATCTTTATCATGTTTCATAG
- the arsC gene encoding arsenate reductase (thioredoxin), with the protein MSKKIIYFLCTGNSCRSQMAEGWGKEILGEEWDVHSAGIEAHGLNPSAVKAMKEVDIDITAQTSDQIDKDILNKADFVVTLCGDAKDKCPMTPPQVKRDHWGFEDPAKAQGTQEEKWAIFQQVRDKIGDRIKVFAKTGE; encoded by the coding sequence ATGTCTAAAAAAATTATTTATTTCTTATGTACAGGAAATTCATGTCGCAGTCAAATGGCAGAGGGATGGGGAAAGGAAATTCTAGGTGAAGAATGGGATGTGCACAGTGCAGGAATTGAAGCACATGGGCTTAATCCAAGTGCTGTAAAAGCAATGAAAGAAGTGGATATTGATATTACAGCTCAAACTTCTGATCAAATTGATAAAGATATTTTAAATAAAGCTGATTTTGTTGTTACCTTATGTGGAGATGCGAAGGATAAATGTCCAATGACTCCTCCACAAGTAAAAAGGGATCATTGGGGATTTGAGGATCCTGCAAAAGCACAGGGTACACAAGAGGAAAAGTGGGCTATATTTCAGCAGGTTCGTGACAAAATTGGCGACCGCATAAAAGTGTTTGCTAAGACAGGAGAATAA
- the rffA gene encoding dTDP-4-amino-4,6-dideoxygalactose transaminase — protein sequence MIPFNVPCHIGREEETIAEAIKEQKLSGNGRFSRYCTTWLENHLDAKKAILTPSCTAALEMSAILTNVSEGDEVIMPSYTFVSTANAFALRGAHIRFVDVEPTTMNIDPKAIKAAISHRTKAIVVVHYAGVACDMVPIMKLANEHQLWVIEDAAQGLKSQYNGRPLGTIGHLGTFSFHDTKNYTCGEGGALIINDEAFVERAEIIQEKGTDRSKFVRGEVDKYTWRDIGSSYLTSELNAAYLSVQLDQAEVINQDRLAAWYLYQKGLKPLEEKGILDLPTIPTGYKHNAHMFYIKTRTEEERNELIKYLKEQEIMAVTHYVPLHQSEAGKYYGSFSGEDVYTTSHSSRLLRLPLYYGITKKDVAYVIQTIQQFYSA from the coding sequence TTGATACCATTTAATGTACCTTGTCATATAGGGCGAGAAGAAGAAACAATTGCTGAGGCAATTAAAGAACAAAAATTATCTGGGAATGGCCGTTTTAGTAGATATTGTACTACATGGTTGGAGAATCATTTAGACGCAAAAAAAGCAATATTAACCCCATCTTGTACGGCGGCATTAGAGATGTCTGCTATTTTGACAAATGTGTCAGAGGGAGACGAAGTTATTATGCCATCTTACACATTTGTGTCTACTGCCAATGCATTTGCATTGCGAGGCGCACATATCCGTTTTGTTGATGTAGAACCAACGACAATGAATATTGATCCTAAAGCGATTAAAGCAGCAATAAGTCACCGAACCAAAGCGATCGTAGTAGTACATTATGCGGGTGTTGCTTGTGATATGGTTCCTATCATGAAATTGGCTAACGAACATCAATTATGGGTGATCGAAGACGCTGCACAAGGTTTAAAAAGTCAATATAATGGCCGTCCATTAGGAACTATTGGTCATTTAGGAACATTTAGTTTTCACGATACAAAAAATTATACATGTGGAGAAGGCGGAGCACTTATCATAAATGATGAAGCTTTTGTAGAGCGTGCAGAAATAATACAAGAAAAAGGAACCGATCGTTCTAAATTTGTTCGTGGGGAAGTCGATAAATATACATGGCGAGATATTGGATCTTCTTATTTAACGAGTGAATTAAATGCGGCATACTTATCTGTTCAATTGGACCAAGCAGAAGTTATTAATCAAGACCGTCTTGCTGCTTGGTATTTGTATCAGAAAGGATTAAAACCATTAGAAGAGAAGGGAATTCTAGATTTACCAACCATACCGACTGGATATAAGCACAACGCTCATATGTTCTACATTAAAACAAGAACAGAAGAAGAAAGAAATGAACTTATCAAATACTTAAAGGAACAAGAAATTATGGCTGTAACCCATTATGTTCCATTACACCAATCTGAAGCTGGCAAATACTATGGATCTTTTTCAGGTGAAGATGTTTATACAACTTCTCATAGTAGCAGACTTCTACGCTTACCACTTTATTACGGAATAACGAAAAAGGATGTCGCATATGTCATACAAACTATTCAACAATTTTATTCAGCATAA
- a CDS encoding copper resistance CopC family protein — protein MKKISTLLFVATLFLFSAHTVFAHTHLDSSNPEDGSTLTEAIDTIQLYFDTVIEQNASLQIENSEGDTFEATDISITDGELVATLEEDLANGSYTVTWDIIGVDGHAMQDSISFEIDADEEVEESSEEDIEESNATEEDESMTENNQSESDDSTTADETNEETATDSSSNTMIITILLVAIIAILAIVLIRKKK, from the coding sequence ATGAAAAAAATATCCACGCTACTGTTTGTAGCCACTTTATTCCTTTTTAGTGCACATACTGTATTTGCACATACACATTTGGATTCTTCAAATCCAGAAGATGGTTCAACACTTACAGAGGCAATAGATACAATACAGTTATACTTCGATACTGTTATTGAGCAAAACGCATCATTACAAATTGAGAATAGTGAAGGAGATACGTTTGAAGCCACTGATATTTCCATAACTGATGGTGAGCTTGTTGCAACATTAGAAGAAGATCTAGCTAATGGTTCTTACACAGTGACTTGGGATATTATTGGTGTAGATGGTCATGCAATGCAGGACTCGATCTCATTTGAAATTGATGCTGATGAAGAAGTAGAAGAATCTTCAGAAGAAGATATCGAAGAATCGAATGCTACTGAAGAAGATGAATCAATGACTGAAAATAATCAATCTGAATCGGACGATTCAACTACAGCAGATGAAACTAATGAAGAAACTGCTACAGATTCAAGCTCTAACACCATGATTATTACAATTCTTCTTGTAGCAATTATCGCTATTCTTGCAATTGTATTAATAAGAAAGAAAAAATAA
- a CDS encoding PcsB-like coiled-coil domain-containing protein has protein sequence MKKSLRLLSIVVILTFIVSIFQNPVYANSKEDLKEVKDERSKIQEELSDSQQKVMDAVEELNVLYNEIDSLQVELAEKEALIDDTEQKMNDTMNDISDLEVEIKELEKKIEERFDILKDRLVSVQQTGGDITYLEVIFGSQSFHDFVNRVSAVNKITDSDAALIEQQELDMKQLEENKQQIVVKLNDLNELKDEQDQMKVEVEEKLVVQKDQQSELEDKKNSLQAMVEELEMSDSELAYLENNIQTDIQKEEEARAKAIAAKEAEKKAQAAKKEAPKREVLNTSTSKKEDKSNSSNDKAKEEKPTSNNDEKTFTVTSTAYTADCKGCSGKTSYNGIDLKKNPNMKVIAVDPEVIPLGSIVEVEGYGVAIAADTGSAIKGKKIDVFISDKNAARSWGVKTVKVTIR, from the coding sequence ATGAAAAAATCACTCAGATTGCTATCAATTGTGGTTATACTTACTTTCATAGTATCTATCTTTCAAAATCCTGTTTATGCAAATTCCAAAGAGGATTTAAAAGAAGTTAAAGATGAAAGAAGTAAGATTCAAGAAGAATTGTCTGACTCACAACAAAAGGTTATGGACGCTGTAGAAGAATTAAATGTATTATATAATGAAATTGATAGTCTACAAGTAGAATTAGCAGAAAAAGAAGCACTTATCGATGATACGGAACAAAAAATGAATGACACAATGAATGATATATCTGATTTAGAAGTAGAAATTAAAGAATTAGAGAAAAAAATCGAAGAACGATTTGACATATTAAAAGATCGTTTAGTATCTGTGCAACAGACTGGTGGAGATATCACATATTTAGAAGTGATATTTGGTTCTCAAAGCTTTCATGATTTTGTTAATCGTGTAAGTGCGGTAAATAAAATTACAGATTCTGATGCTGCATTGATTGAGCAACAAGAGTTAGACATGAAGCAATTAGAAGAAAATAAGCAACAAATTGTAGTAAAGTTAAATGATTTAAATGAATTAAAAGATGAACAAGATCAAATGAAGGTAGAAGTTGAAGAGAAGCTTGTTGTACAAAAGGATCAGCAATCTGAACTAGAAGATAAGAAAAACAGTCTTCAAGCAATGGTGGAAGAACTAGAAATGTCGGATAGTGAATTAGCATATCTAGAAAATAATATCCAAACCGACATTCAAAAAGAAGAGGAAGCAAGAGCTAAAGCAATTGCTGCAAAAGAGGCTGAAAAGAAAGCACAAGCAGCAAAGAAAGAAGCACCTAAGCGTGAAGTGTTAAATACTTCTACATCTAAAAAAGAAGACAAAAGTAATAGTTCAAATGATAAAGCTAAGGAAGAAAAGCCAACATCCAATAATGATGAAAAGACATTTACAGTAACATCAACCGCTTATACAGCAGACTGTAAAGGATGTTCGGGTAAGACTTCATATAATGGTATTGATTTGAAAAAAAATCCGAATATGAAAGTCATTGCTGTAGATCCTGAAGTTATACCACTTGGTAGTATTGTTGAAGTAGAAGGATACGGTGTTGCTATTGCAGCAGACACTGGTAGTGCCATTAAAGGGAAGAAAATTGATGTGTTTATTTCTGATAAAAATGCTGCTCGTAGCTGGGGAGTTAAAACTGTAAAAGTAACTATAAGATAA
- a CDS encoding copper resistance D family protein — protein sequence MFFFTIWSETLLYLCFSFLAGAFILRWIPTNSKPTIKISTSLQLFTVFSIALLSFIPLIQLIIHVAGMEGIGSAVESILLTFRIGNAWLFTFIICIVTAFYITIFGNDHRQIFIIGELFLLFLLTIGIAWSSHAGSIEGVYGIAIHTMHVLAVSVWSGILLIVGWFSSNSSNWLAFLRWFHPTAIGCFLLIIVSGILLMNVTTAGADYTDTFLVSYGQSLLLKHLFIIPLILYALINGFWMKQRIKKDPTYNPKPWVRVEFFIITIIFIITGALNEQSPPMNLENLIEHGGYAPLLNMFYNGSLEGSKVALIATDSGLFFAVIALICLIGSLYIYRMKKNATLSFLVSVIFVVLAYFAIIQSIVIS from the coding sequence ATGTTTTTCTTCACAATATGGAGTGAGACGTTACTTTATTTATGTTTCTCTTTCCTTGCGGGAGCATTTATTCTAAGATGGATTCCCACTAATTCTAAACCAACTATTAAAATATCTACCTCTTTACAATTATTTACGGTATTTAGTATTGCATTATTATCTTTTATTCCTCTGATACAATTAATTATACATGTCGCAGGAATGGAAGGGATTGGATCTGCTGTTGAATCTATTCTACTCACTTTCCGAATCGGAAATGCTTGGCTGTTTACATTTATTATTTGTATAGTGACGGCATTTTATATAACAATTTTTGGGAATGATCATCGGCAAATTTTCATTATAGGAGAGCTATTTCTTCTTTTTCTTCTTACTATTGGAATTGCCTGGTCAAGTCATGCTGGAAGCATAGAAGGAGTTTATGGTATAGCAATCCACACTATGCATGTATTAGCAGTTTCTGTATGGTCAGGGATATTGTTAATAGTAGGTTGGTTCTCATCGAATTCATCGAATTGGCTAGCCTTTCTAAGGTGGTTTCATCCAACTGCAATTGGTTGTTTTCTATTAATTATCGTAAGTGGCATATTATTAATGAACGTCACTACAGCTGGAGCGGATTATACAGATACCTTTTTAGTCTCCTATGGGCAAAGCTTGTTACTCAAGCATTTATTTATTATTCCATTAATTTTATATGCATTGATTAATGGTTTTTGGATGAAACAAAGGATAAAAAAAGATCCCACATATAACCCAAAGCCATGGGTGCGTGTGGAATTCTTTATTATTACTATCATTTTCATTATAACTGGTGCTCTTAATGAACAATCCCCACCGATGAACCTTGAGAATCTCATAGAACATGGAGGATATGCACCATTGTTAAATATGTTTTATAATGGTTCGTTAGAAGGTAGTAAGGTTGCTCTGATTGCTACGGATTCCGGTTTATTCTTTGCAGTAATAGCTTTGATATGCCTTATTGGAAGTTTATATATTTATAGAATGAAAAAAAATGCAACACTTTCGTTCTTAGTATCCGTTATTTTTGTTGTATTGGCTTACTTTGCTATTATCCAAAGCATTGTGATTAGTTAA